The following are from one region of the Hyphomicrobiales bacterium genome:
- a CDS encoding universal stress protein — protein MYNRLLVPIDLGDTESLDNALPTAAALATGADAEVHVMTVVPTAGMAVVSSYLPEGFADRAMDGARETLTKVLEEKKALCGPVTLKGHVTKGSVYQEILHTADALNCDAIVMTAHSPDLKDYLLGPNAARVVRHAKQSVMVIRAP, from the coding sequence ATGTACAATCGTTTGCTCGTTCCTATCGATCTCGGCGATACCGAAAGCCTCGACAACGCCCTGCCTACGGCCGCAGCACTGGCCACCGGGGCTGATGCTGAAGTCCATGTCATGACCGTTGTTCCAACAGCAGGCATGGCGGTTGTGAGCTCCTACTTGCCAGAGGGTTTTGCCGATCGCGCAATGGATGGCGCGCGCGAAACACTCACCAAAGTGTTGGAAGAGAAAAAGGCTCTGTGTGGTCCCGTGACTTTGAAGGGCCACGTGACCAAAGGGTCCGTCTATCAGGAGATTCTCCACACGGCTGATGCGCTCAACTGCGATGCCATCGTCATGACCGCGCACAGCCCCGATCTGAAGGATTACCTCCTCGGGCCAAACGCGGCGCGCGTCGTGCGCCATGCCAAGCAAAGCGTGATGGTGATTCGAGCACCGTGA
- a CDS encoding TRAP transporter permease, giving the protein MSSQDTAAGAQPEAEKPKIDVDEIVAEADSGSRVVPGKVGFTIAAIAFIWSTFQLYIASPLPFILTELTGVNFTFNNVEARNVHLAFALILVSFAYPLYKGAPKHAVPWYDWLLAAVGAICCLYLIFVKESLVMRAGLPTVADLTVSAVGMTCLAIGVYRALGLPMLVVAGVFLIYTFFGNQPWMPEVIQWRGASFGKAMWHYWMQTEGVFGVALAVSATMIFLFVLFGSLLERAGAGYYFIKLAFALLGHLRGGPAKAAVLASAASGLYSGSSIANVVTTGTFTIPLMKKTGFKPEKAGAVEVASSTNGQLTPPVMGAAAFLIAEFTGISYTDILKHALVPALISYIALIYIVHLEALKLGLKGMEKPTATDTLAQKLIGFLTGFLGLAALGGLVYFGLGWVKEAFPSMGLWTGIALFIAAYLVLLRIAAQRPDLPIDDPNADIKVLPRPGEVAMTGLHFLLPIVVLLWCILIERLSPAFSAYYGTLSMIFVVVTQHPLKAMFRAGTEFAEEPASAEWRRGLEDFVYGMIAGARNMIPIAVATGVAGVIIGTVTLTGAHQVVGDFVEFLSGGNLILMLLLVAVMSLLLGLGLPTTANYIVVSSLMAPVIVSVGASQGLVVPLIAVHLFVFYFGILADDTPPVGLAAFAASAISGGDPIKTGLQGFAYDIRTALLPFLFIFNTELLLIDVGPAKAIFVFAVGVVAMMLFAAATQSYFFAKNRWWETIALLLVAFTLFRPGYWLDQVDPRYEFLPGTQLAEIAESMPADARLRIEIRGPDFDNLERMTQTTVLLDLGEEGPGSERLERQGILVVNEGDQAILEEPFAGTPYFTTFQMFEFYGDEFVTVDNVQIERDRMPKEVFYLPALLLLGFVIMMQRRRQTVPAF; this is encoded by the coding sequence ATGAGCAGTCAAGACACGGCGGCAGGTGCGCAGCCAGAGGCTGAAAAGCCCAAGATCGATGTGGATGAGATCGTCGCGGAGGCCGATTCCGGCTCACGTGTTGTGCCCGGCAAGGTTGGCTTCACGATCGCCGCCATCGCGTTTATCTGGTCAACCTTCCAGCTCTATATCGCCTCGCCGCTGCCGTTCATTCTGACGGAACTGACAGGCGTCAATTTCACGTTCAACAATGTCGAAGCGCGCAACGTCCATTTGGCCTTTGCGCTCATTTTGGTGTCGTTCGCCTATCCGCTTTACAAGGGCGCACCCAAACATGCGGTACCTTGGTACGATTGGCTGCTGGCGGCTGTTGGTGCGATCTGCTGTCTCTATCTGATTTTCGTCAAGGAATCGCTGGTCATGCGCGCCGGTCTGCCTACGGTGGCCGACCTCACCGTTTCAGCCGTCGGCATGACCTGTCTGGCCATCGGCGTTTACCGTGCGCTCGGCTTGCCCATGCTGGTCGTGGCTGGCGTTTTTCTCATCTACACCTTCTTCGGCAATCAACCTTGGATGCCAGAGGTTATTCAGTGGCGCGGCGCCTCGTTCGGCAAGGCCATGTGGCACTACTGGATGCAGACCGAAGGCGTGTTCGGCGTGGCGCTTGCCGTGTCGGCCACGATGATTTTCCTGTTTGTGCTTTTCGGCTCGCTGCTGGAGCGGGCAGGGGCCGGCTACTATTTCATCAAGCTCGCCTTCGCTCTGCTTGGTCACCTGCGTGGTGGTCCGGCGAAGGCGGCCGTTTTGGCCTCCGCGGCGTCCGGCCTTTACTCCGGTTCGTCCATCGCCAACGTGGTGACCACTGGCACCTTCACCATCCCATTGATGAAGAAGACCGGTTTTAAGCCGGAAAAAGCCGGCGCGGTTGAGGTTGCCTCATCCACCAATGGCCAGCTGACCCCGCCGGTTATGGGCGCTGCAGCCTTCCTGATCGCTGAGTTCACCGGCATTTCCTACACCGACATCTTGAAGCATGCGCTCGTACCGGCGCTCATTTCCTACATTGCGCTCATCTACATCGTGCATTTGGAAGCTCTCAAGCTCGGCCTCAAAGGCATGGAGAAACCAACAGCCACCGACACGTTGGCGCAAAAGCTGATCGGTTTCCTCACCGGATTCCTTGGCCTCGCCGCCTTGGGCGGCTTGGTCTATTTTGGTCTTGGCTGGGTGAAGGAAGCTTTCCCAAGCATGGGTCTATGGACCGGCATTGCACTGTTTATTGCGGCCTATCTGGTGTTGCTGCGTATCGCCGCGCAACGCCCCGACCTGCCGATTGACGATCCCAACGCCGACATCAAGGTGCTGCCGCGACCCGGCGAAGTGGCAATGACCGGTCTGCACTTCCTGCTGCCGATCGTGGTGCTCTTGTGGTGCATTCTCATCGAGCGCCTGTCACCGGCTTTCTCGGCCTATTATGGCACGCTGTCGATGATCTTCGTGGTCGTCACCCAGCATCCCTTGAAAGCCATGTTCCGTGCTGGCACGGAGTTTGCCGAGGAACCGGCGTCGGCTGAGTGGCGACGCGGGCTCGAAGACTTCGTGTACGGCATGATCGCCGGCGCTCGCAACATGATCCCGATCGCCGTGGCGACCGGTGTTGCCGGTGTCATCATCGGTACGGTCACGCTCACCGGCGCGCACCAAGTGGTGGGCGACTTTGTGGAGTTCCTGTCCGGCGGCAACCTCATCCTGATGTTGTTGCTCGTGGCGGTGATGAGCCTGCTGCTTGGCCTTGGACTGCCAACGACCGCCAACTACATCGTTGTGTCGTCGCTGATGGCGCCTGTGATTGTCTCGGTTGGCGCCAGCCAAGGCCTCGTCGTGCCGCTGATCGCGGTCCACTTGTTTGTGTTCTATTTCGGCATTCTCGCTGATGACACGCCGCCCGTTGGCCTTGCTGCCTTCGCGGCCTCGGCGATCTCCGGTGGCGATCCAATCAAGACAGGCTTGCAAGGCTTTGCCTACGACATTCGTACCGCGCTGCTGCCGTTCCTGTTCATCTTCAACACCGAGCTTTTGCTCATCGATGTCGGTCCGGCCAAGGCGATCTTTGTGTTTGCCGTCGGCGTGGTGGCGATGATGCTCTTTGCGGCGGCCACGCAAAGCTATTTCTTTGCCAAAAACCGTTGGTGGGAAACCATTGCGCTGCTGCTGGTCGCTTTCACTCTGTTCCGACCGGGCTATTGGCTCGATCAGGTGGATCCGCGCTATGAGTTTTTGCCGGGCACACAGCTGGCGGAAATCGCTGAATCGATGCCGGCTGATGCACGCCTGCGCATTGAGATTCGCGGGCCGGATTTCGACAATCTAGAGCGCATGACCCAGACCACCGTGCTGCTTGATCTTGGGGAAGAAGGCCCGGGTTCGGAGCGCTTGGAGCGCCAGGGCATTCTGGTCGTCAATGAAGGTGATCAGGCCATTCTGGAAGAGCCGTTTGCCGGCACGCCGTATTTCACGACGTTCCAGATGTTTGAGTTCTACGGCGATGAATTCGTGACGGTCGACAATGTTCAGATCGAACGCGATCGCATGCCCAAGGAGGTGTTCTACCTCCCGGCACTCCTGCTCCTCGGGTTCGTCATCATGATGCAGCGTCGCCGCCAGACCGTTCCGGCGTTCTAA
- a CDS encoding TAXI family TRAP transporter solute-binding subunit, which produces MKLKTTALTSMALAAGLALGTGSAFAQQQFFSIGTGGVTGVYYPTGGAICRLVNQNRRDHGFRCSVESTGGSIFNINTVRSGELEFGVAQSDWQFHAFNGTSRFEDAGPFEELRAVFSVHPEPFTLIVPGDSEVDSFDDLRGLRVNVGNPGSGQRATMEVVMDAFGITMDDFAVATEFQGAEMAQALCNGQIDAMIYTVGHPAAAITEVSTTCDARLVDVTGPEIDQLIEENSYYRTATIPGGMYNGTDEDVTTFGVGATFVTSAAVDEEIVYTVVKGVFDNFSDFTGLHPAFANLTEEAMISDGLSAPLHDGAARYYRERGWIE; this is translated from the coding sequence ATGAAACTCAAGACAACTGCGCTCACGTCCATGGCTTTGGCTGCGGGCTTGGCGCTGGGAACCGGCAGCGCGTTTGCGCAACAGCAGTTCTTTTCCATTGGCACCGGTGGTGTCACCGGCGTGTACTATCCAACCGGTGGTGCGATCTGCCGTTTGGTGAACCAGAACCGCCGCGACCATGGCTTCCGCTGCTCTGTGGAATCAACCGGTGGGTCCATCTTCAACATCAACACCGTGCGCTCCGGCGAGTTGGAGTTTGGCGTTGCCCAGTCTGACTGGCAGTTCCACGCGTTCAACGGCACCTCGCGCTTTGAAGATGCCGGCCCATTTGAAGAGCTGCGGGCTGTCTTCTCTGTGCACCCTGAACCGTTCACGCTGATCGTCCCTGGCGATTCTGAAGTGGACTCGTTCGACGATTTGCGCGGCCTTCGCGTGAACGTCGGCAACCCAGGTTCCGGCCAGCGTGCAACCATGGAAGTCGTCATGGACGCCTTCGGCATCACCATGGACGACTTCGCCGTCGCTACCGAGTTTCAGGGCGCTGAAATGGCCCAGGCACTCTGCAACGGTCAGATCGATGCGATGATCTACACCGTGGGTCACCCCGCTGCGGCCATCACCGAAGTGTCGACAACTTGCGATGCGCGGTTGGTGGACGTGACCGGTCCTGAGATCGATCAACTGATCGAAGAGAACAGCTATTACCGTACCGCCACCATCCCCGGCGGCATGTACAATGGCACAGACGAAGACGTGACCACCTTCGGTGTGGGCGCAACCTTCGTGACGTCCGCCGCTGTGGACGAGGAAATCGTCTACACCGTTGTGAAGGGCGTGTTCGACAACTTCTCGGACTTCACCGGTCTGCACCCGGCGTTTGCCAACCTGACCGAGGAAGCCATGATTTCCGATGGTCTGTCAGCACCGCTTCATGACGGTGCGGCTCGCTACTACCGCGAACGCGGTTGGATCGAATAA
- a CDS encoding phasin, protein MATAKKPTAAKTAQAQVTEVMETIENNVTELFPMSTADVPEAFRDMAEKGVAQARDGYAKMKAAAEEATDVLEESFETARANSLDLSTASLDAAKANIDAGFAFMKDFMAVKSVSEAVELQTAFARERFDASSAQAKDMQAKVTKMTEEAAKPVKDAMAKSMEAFKAA, encoded by the coding sequence ATGGCCACTGCTAAGAAACCAACTGCAGCCAAAACTGCACAAGCCCAAGTTACCGAAGTGATGGAAACCATCGAAAACAACGTCACTGAGCTGTTCCCGATGTCGACCGCCGACGTTCCGGAAGCTTTCCGCGACATGGCCGAAAAAGGCGTTGCCCAGGCACGCGACGGCTACGCGAAAATGAAAGCCGCCGCTGAAGAAGCAACCGATGTTCTTGAAGAGTCGTTCGAAACCGCGCGTGCCAACTCGCTCGATCTGTCGACCGCATCGTTGGATGCCGCCAAAGCCAACATCGACGCTGGCTTCGCGTTCATGAAAGACTTCATGGCCGTCAAGAGCGTCTCGGAAGCTGTTGAACTGCAAACCGCTTTTGCACGCGAGCGTTTCGACGCCTCGTCCGCACAGGCCAAAGACATGCAGGCCAAAGTGACCAAAATGACCGAAGAAGCTGCCAAGCCGGTCAAAGATGCCATGGCGAAATCCATGGAAGCTTTCAAAGCTGCCTAA
- a CDS encoding phasin family protein: MTTPPKLEVPEAMRDFADQSVSQARKAFDTFMSNAQSAVGKMEDSASNAQATGADMQKDAMAFAEDQVTSAFELAQKMVRAKDAQELMELQATYMRQQMEAVTRQTKDMGDKMTAVAKDAADSMKP; this comes from the coding sequence ATGACGACGCCACCCAAGTTAGAAGTTCCCGAGGCGATGCGTGATTTCGCCGATCAGAGCGTTTCGCAAGCGCGCAAGGCCTTTGACACCTTCATGTCCAACGCCCAGTCGGCCGTCGGCAAGATGGAAGACAGTGCTTCAAACGCGCAGGCGACCGGAGCCGACATGCAGAAGGACGCGATGGCCTTTGCCGAGGACCAGGTGACCAGCGCGTTCGAACTGGCGCAGAAGATGGTGCGCGCCAAAGATGCCCAAGAACTGATGGAACTGCAGGCCACCTATATGCGCCAGCAGATGGAAGCCGTGACGCGGCAGACCAAGGATATGGGTGATAAGATGACGGCGGTTGCCAAGGACGCTGCCGACAGCATGAAGCCGTAA
- a CDS encoding PAS domain S-box protein has protein sequence MSHDDPALHDLRAQAAQLIDPHDSRPAWVWSGDGSTLIWANEAGLESLELESLQGVEVAPSAPAMRSLQAVARTQVGLGGRGRIEILRVNAGGHQETLVATCRAVTLGDNVAVLALGNASRTRTVPAVDPVADEPDSEQAREPASIESPADQPAVEFAESEPEPAFTLDITSPSFDAPTETPDAPATEDADPDAVDIEETSVSARPDFTFKPRSRPHRFSFMVNQNGRVEDLSSGLADAVGTETAISNGEVATEALLAQLGDLPAAVFHGIDERRRFSEHDVLWPITGHDLVAPVRLSAFDEDDGRLRVFGTVLTGKASPAAPAEPASETEDEPHKAPEPVTALAVEPLSYSGAEAAGLVAEPAASDASIEESGAAQSVRTVTALDALPMDEDSAEAAGLFASEPDMPADEPDASPTIATTAQVPGGATVAAAASALAAGIAGALAQPTPESANQVPSVQAIDDSLETDEAEAAGLWTDEPIQALNEEDAASRHISALTDQLEPTEAEAAGLWATNAAPMEPEDTSTTDDAFPAETVNAMQAVAAGIAAGLAGGVAGGVAGAEDDTNEPAPAPAADQLDDADLSKPERLTFQEIARRLGARITGRDGENDDRGAQAFHHDAAHTDDHSPPGAVIPMAGGESQIAILEDAPETADGHQLSSDQDQTSSENSGAQVLPFTRTEPNAERMVLDRLPLGVIIYSDDGILYANHAALDLSGRPNVPALKELGQIEALFADGMDEGNGAMTLVRPDGSTLQVTGRVQSVRWDGQAAALLSLREHTPADSETQEASQDASLLAAGAAGIATGAIAGANASDGALPLVRARIGELEAIIDLASDGVVTLDGEGEIKDLNQAAQALVGYAAEDLIGRPFRLLFPEDSRQTALDYLEDIAGQGRLSLFNEGRELECITAQGGLVPVFMTLGRLTDDEPATYCAVLRDLSPFKQAETDLVEARKAAEEASAHKSDFLARVSHEIRTPLNAVIGFSEVMLEERFGPVGSERYRQYLRDIHTSGEHLMSLLNDLLDLSKIEAGKMELSFGEVDLNDVVQQCLAIMQPQANQSRIIVRTSLPLSLPKVVADIRSVRQVVLNLMSNAIKFTDPGGQIIVSTLYEPSGEVSLRVRDTGRGMDAADVELALEPFRQVPTTLNQVITGTGLGLPLTKALVEANRAQFGLESTPGEGTLAMMTFPSQRVLAE, from the coding sequence ATGAGCCACGACGACCCGGCCCTTCACGATTTGCGCGCTCAGGCCGCGCAGCTCATCGACCCGCACGATTCACGCCCCGCCTGGGTGTGGAGTGGTGACGGCTCGACGCTGATCTGGGCGAATGAGGCAGGGCTCGAATCCTTGGAATTGGAATCCTTGCAGGGCGTTGAGGTCGCGCCATCTGCCCCTGCCATGCGATCCCTCCAAGCTGTTGCGCGCACGCAAGTCGGGCTTGGCGGTCGTGGCCGGATCGAAATCCTGCGCGTCAATGCCGGTGGCCATCAGGAAACGCTTGTGGCGACCTGCCGCGCTGTGACGCTCGGCGATAATGTTGCCGTGCTTGCGCTTGGAAACGCCAGCCGAACCCGAACAGTGCCGGCGGTGGACCCTGTTGCCGACGAACCAGACAGTGAGCAGGCGCGCGAACCGGCGAGCATAGAAAGCCCGGCCGACCAACCGGCAGTCGAGTTCGCAGAGTCCGAGCCGGAGCCAGCCTTTACGTTGGACATCACCAGCCCGTCGTTTGATGCGCCAACCGAGACTCCCGATGCTCCTGCAACTGAAGACGCTGATCCTGATGCAGTCGATATTGAGGAAACCTCGGTATCCGCCCGACCAGATTTCACGTTCAAGCCGCGCTCGCGCCCGCATCGCTTCTCGTTCATGGTGAACCAGAACGGCAGGGTCGAAGACCTTTCAAGCGGACTGGCTGACGCTGTTGGCACCGAGACCGCCATCAGCAATGGTGAGGTCGCGACTGAGGCGTTGCTCGCCCAGCTCGGCGACCTACCGGCGGCTGTCTTTCACGGGATCGATGAGCGGCGTCGGTTCAGCGAGCATGACGTGCTCTGGCCGATCACCGGCCATGATCTGGTCGCGCCGGTGCGGCTTTCGGCGTTTGACGAGGATGATGGGCGGCTGCGTGTCTTTGGCACCGTTCTAACCGGTAAGGCATCACCCGCGGCACCAGCCGAGCCGGCTTCCGAAACGGAAGACGAGCCGCACAAGGCTCCAGAGCCAGTGACCGCGCTTGCGGTCGAACCGCTGAGCTACAGCGGGGCGGAGGCAGCCGGACTTGTTGCCGAACCTGCGGCGTCGGACGCGAGCATCGAAGAGAGCGGCGCCGCGCAATCGGTGCGCACTGTTACGGCATTGGACGCTTTGCCGATGGACGAGGACTCTGCGGAAGCTGCTGGGTTGTTCGCCAGTGAGCCGGACATGCCAGCTGACGAACCAGATGCTTCACCGACAATAGCAACAACCGCGCAGGTGCCCGGTGGCGCAACCGTCGCCGCTGCTGCCTCGGCGCTGGCGGCCGGCATCGCAGGCGCGCTCGCGCAACCAACGCCTGAATCAGCAAACCAAGTGCCATCTGTCCAAGCGATAGATGACAGCCTTGAAACCGACGAGGCAGAAGCGGCAGGGCTTTGGACGGATGAACCGATCCAAGCGCTGAACGAAGAAGATGCTGCCTCGCGGCACATTTCCGCGCTCACTGACCAGTTGGAGCCGACAGAAGCTGAGGCCGCTGGTCTCTGGGCGACCAACGCGGCGCCGATGGAACCGGAAGACACATCCACAACCGATGACGCGTTTCCGGCCGAGACTGTGAATGCCATGCAGGCTGTGGCCGCCGGGATCGCGGCAGGACTTGCAGGCGGCGTGGCCGGCGGCGTTGCAGGCGCCGAGGATGATACCAATGAGCCAGCGCCCGCGCCGGCTGCAGATCAGCTCGATGATGCTGACCTCAGCAAGCCCGAGCGCCTGACCTTTCAAGAAATCGCGCGTCGTCTCGGTGCGCGTATCACGGGCCGCGACGGCGAAAATGACGACAGAGGGGCGCAAGCCTTCCATCACGATGCGGCGCACACCGACGACCACAGCCCGCCAGGCGCAGTGATCCCGATGGCCGGCGGTGAGAGCCAGATTGCCATCCTTGAAGATGCGCCTGAAACCGCCGATGGGCATCAATTGAGCAGTGATCAAGACCAAACATCGTCTGAGAACAGCGGTGCGCAGGTTCTGCCATTCACGCGTACCGAACCCAACGCCGAGCGCATGGTGCTCGATCGGTTGCCGCTGGGCGTGATCATCTATTCAGACGATGGCATCCTTTACGCCAACCACGCCGCGCTCGACCTTTCCGGCCGGCCCAATGTGCCGGCTTTGAAAGAGCTGGGGCAGATCGAAGCGCTGTTTGCCGACGGGATGGATGAAGGTAACGGCGCGATGACCTTGGTTCGGCCCGATGGCTCGACCCTGCAGGTTACCGGACGGGTGCAAAGCGTCCGCTGGGACGGCCAGGCGGCAGCCCTTCTATCCTTGCGCGAACACACGCCTGCCGACAGCGAAACACAAGAAGCTTCGCAGGATGCCTCACTGCTCGCCGCTGGCGCTGCTGGTATCGCCACAGGGGCGATTGCCGGCGCCAATGCCAGCGATGGCGCCCTGCCGCTGGTGCGCGCGCGTATCGGCGAGCTTGAAGCCATCATCGATCTGGCCAGCGACGGCGTTGTGACACTCGATGGCGAGGGCGAGATCAAAGACCTCAATCAGGCAGCGCAGGCACTGGTCGGGTATGCCGCTGAGGATTTGATCGGTCGTCCGTTCCGCCTGCTCTTTCCCGAAGACAGTCGACAGACCGCGCTCGACTATCTGGAAGACATTGCCGGCCAAGGGCGCCTGTCGCTGTTTAACGAAGGCCGTGAGCTGGAGTGCATCACCGCCCAAGGTGGGTTGGTGCCGGTGTTCATGACGCTTGGCCGCCTGACCGATGATGAACCAGCGACCTATTGCGCTGTGCTGCGCGATCTATCGCCGTTCAAGCAGGCCGAGACCGATCTGGTCGAAGCGCGCAAGGCCGCCGAAGAGGCGAGCGCGCATAAGTCAGACTTTCTTGCTCGTGTCAGCCATGAAATCCGTACGCCACTGAACGCCGTTATCGGCTTCTCCGAGGTGATGTTGGAAGAGCGTTTCGGGCCAGTGGGATCGGAACGCTACCGCCAATATCTGCGCGATATCCACACCTCCGGCGAGCACTTGATGAGCTTGCTCAACGATTTGCTTGATCTGTCGAAGATCGAAGCGGGCAAAATGGAGCTATCGTTCGGCGAGGTCGATCTCAATGACGTCGTGCAGCAATGCCTGGCGATCATGCAGCCGCAGGCCAACCAGAGCCGGATTATCGTGCGCACGTCCCTGCCGCTGAGCCTACCCAAGGTCGTGGCCGACATTCGCTCAGTGCGCCAGGTCGTGCTCAATCTGATGTCCAACGCGATCAAGTTCACCGACCCGGGTGGGCAGATTATTGTGTCGACGCTCTACGAGCCTTCCGGCGAGGTTTCGCTTCGGGTTCGTGACACGGGGCGGGGCATGGACGCTGCCGACGTGGAGTTGGCGCTGGAGCCGTTCCGCCAAGTGCCAACGACGCTGAACCAGGTGATCACCGGCACCGGTCTTGGCCTGCCGCTCACCAAAGCTTTGGTGGAGGCTAACCGCGCGCAGTTTGGGCTGGAGTCCACGCCGGGCGAAGGCACGCTAGCCATGATGACCTTCCCCTCGCAGCGGGTTTTGGCTGAGTAA